The sequence GGATCAAGAGCCTAGGAATTCTTAGAATCCCATTCTCGAACTTGACATCCCAGAACCGATCTGTCTTCCTTTTCTTGAACTTGATCCCAGCCTCCCTAAGCTCTGTAACACAATGAATCAACTGTTGCCTCCGCTTATCAGCAACCCGATTGGCGTGTGACCATTTCTTGATCCAAACTCTCGGCGTAGGCTGAAGCCCTCTGCGTAATAGACTTCGCCTGAACACATCAAGGCAATGAAGGCCACCTTGATCAGAGAGTGGATCAAAGGTGTTTGCATATCCAAGTGAAGACTCAAGTTTGTTTCTATCACTCTTTGTTAACGGCTCATCTGTTGGCATTAAAGGATCAAAAAACCGAAGTGCTAGCTTGGCTACAAGTCCTTTCTGCTCAGGATCTCCAAACTGCAGCCCCAACAGCCTATCAAGGATGAAAAGTGGAAGCTGATTCTCGAGCATGATCATGTCCCTCTGAATCGAATGCATTGAACCACGCATTGCAAAGATGGGATCATTTCGAGGGTACCCCAGTTGCTTAAACCCCTCAGCTGCACCACGAAACAGCTCCAGCACAAAGCAACCATCAAGCACCATCATTTCAACAAACTcattgctgctgatccccatTGCAACTGGTCCTTCATAGCAAGCACGGGCCTTCTCTTCAACTTCTTTTATAGAATCCAGATAGAGCTGTATGTTCTGGTTGGTACGCTTGAGCATGTGGTGAAGCGAACGCCATTTGTGGCGATCCATTTGGCGAAGGCGTCTCCTGCCATGGTGGTAAGGCCCCAATGACACAATCTGAGGGACAATGGCTTTGTCATCACCTTCTCTTAGGTAATGGGGGACTCTGTAGATGCAGAGCTTTGCCCATGTACCTGCTGCATCGTCTTGACCGGCTTGTTCAAGTTTGTCTTTGATGTTGATCACCCACTCGGAATCTGGTGACTTTGGTTCATCTTCGTATTTTTTATCACCACCATTTTGGATCACAATTTGGAGGGGCGATGGTTGCTGCTCTTGTTTCTGCACCTGCTGATGAGCTTGTTCTGGCAATTCAATGGATCTGTTTGTGGAGGTAGGAGTTGTTGCAATTCCAGACTCTACTGTTTCTCTGAGTTTGACTGTGATGAGGTACCAGCTCAAGAGCTCTTTGTTGAAGACAGCAACCATTTTTGGTTGAGAATGAATTCTATGCTGGGCTTGGTTTGGCTTGGCTTGGATCCTAAGCAATAAAAAGCGCAACCTGCAAAAGGGGCAAGACAACTATGAAGGGGTTGAAAATGATGGGGTTGTTGCCAACATCATGATATAAATTGGGTTTAgatgatattttatttgataCTTTAATAGACCTAAACCAATTATGCAGACCCTTTAGATGTAATGTTCTATTCTTACTCTCATGGTTTATTCTTGTGTCTCTAACTTGTGGGGTATGTTGTTCCATCATCATATTGTCATGGTAGCTATTTTGAATTTAAGAATTCCCACTAGATCAGATTGAAAAGGCTCTCTAAGGGAGGGAAAAAAGGATAAAAtcgttattaaaaaaaaccaaatagaAGTTTAAAATGAGGTAATTTTAGACATGAGCACAAAATGAATCAGCAGATGACCTATTAACACCTAATTTTCCTTTCTTAGAAAAGGTTGAGAGGGTTTATTTATGAACTTTAATGGAAGCAAACAAGGTCCTACCACAAAGTCACACAAGTGGCTGATTAGAAAATGAACCCAAAAGGTTTATGACTTTCTTGCACGTGGTAGAAAGAAGATGGGAGGGATGATATTAATAATTGCCAGAAACTTCCTGTTCTTGCATTTTTCATGTGGAACAAAGAACATGCACAGAAGAAGTTGACagaatattaatatttaaaaccaaaacaaaggCTAGTTTGGTGTTTAATCGTGGCCTCCTTCCACTCCGTTAACAAAGTTGCAAGGAAATGATCTCTGTTATATGCTTTGCAAGTGAAACCAAAATTATATCCATTGTCTGAGAGATTCCAAAGGCAGAAAAGAAAGTGTTGGGAGCCCATTAATTCTCTCTAAACCAAAACCCATGTACTCTTAAAAATCACACAACCCAATTCCAAAAATGTTTTAAATCATTGGAGGCCTTGATGGGTTTGATGATGCGAGCCGCTCTATGGTGATGGTGGGGTCGTATATGGACCATAAATGTGAATTT comes from Prunus dulcis chromosome 6, ALMONDv2, whole genome shotgun sequence and encodes:
- the LOC117631822 gene encoding UPF0481 protein At3g47200-like, giving the protein MVAVFNKELLSWYLITVKLRETVESGIATTPTSTNRSIELPEQAHQQVQKQEQQPSPLQIVIQNGGDKKYEDEPKSPDSEWVINIKDKLEQAGQDDAAGTWAKLCIYRVPHYLREGDDKAIVPQIVSLGPYHHGRRRLRQMDRHKWRSLHHMLKRTNQNIQLYLDSIKEVEEKARACYEGPVAMGISSNEFVEMMVLDGCFVLELFRGAAEGFKQLGYPRNDPIFAMRGSMHSIQRDMIMLENQLPLFILDRLLGLQFGDPEQKGLVAKLALRFFDPLMPTDEPLTKSDRNKLESSLGYANTFDPLSDQGGLHCLDVFRRSLLRRGLQPTPRVWIKKWSHANRVADKRRQQLIHCVTELREAGIKFKKRKTDRFWDVKFENGILRIPRLLIHDGTKSLFLNLIAFEQCHLDCSNDITSYVIFMDNLINSPQDVGYLHYCGIIEHWLGSDAEVADLFNRLCQEVVFDINDSYLSRLSEDVNRYYNHRWNAWRASLKHNYFNNPWATLSFVAAVVLLFLTFAQTFYGVYGYYRPPN